ATTAAAATAACAAACTGAAAGTTTGATATCTTTTCCACAACGATTAGTGAGTACGCAAAGAAACCAAATGTAACAACAAAACCCAACCTTATTAGCATAAAGAGATAACCATTATGGGGATTATTAGTATCTTCACTAGACCAATGTATTGGAACATAAGCGTTAGAGAAATTTCCGAAAAACAAATCCTGTATACTAAAATTTGAAAATACATTAAAAATTTGTTCGTTCCAAATGTAATTTCTTCCGTTAGTTGCTAATAATAAAAACTGGTAAATAATTTCGCTGTGTATCGAAAAATAAAACATTGCTAACATTACAGCATAAATTCCTAGAACAGTAGTTCTTCGAGCATGCAATTTAATGAAGTACTTTATTAGCAAGTAACCAATAACAGTTAGCAAAATCAAAAAAGGGGTTGTTGTACCACAAAAGTAAACAACCAAGAAAAAAACTATAAAATGAAATATTTTTTGCTGCAGCGAATATGTATCACTCATAAGAGCCGCCAAAAAAAACACCGTACAAAAAGTATCTATATTTGCAGGGCTACCTTCTACTCCATGAAAAGCTCTATCCAAGAAAAAGCCATCGAATGAAAAAGCTCTGTAATGAGACTTAAATAGAATAAAAGAAACTATAGAAACTAAGAGGTAAAAATAAAAAGCATTTTTTAGCAGGTCAATTATATCTTGTTTTTCTGGCTTAATCTTTCTTATGAACGAAAACATAACAGCCCAAAGCAATAAATAAAAAAATGGAAATAGAGCACCTACCGATATAGTCGCTGAAAAATACCCCCCTATTCCTAAAGAAAGTGCAAAAATTGAAAATATTATATCTTTAACGTTCACAGTATTAAATATAACTATTCCACTTAGAGAAATGAAAAATAATAAACTAACAACTATATAGTTAAAGCCAGGCACATTCAGAGGTACATCTAGAAATGCTAGAAAAACATATATAAAAAAAGAAACATATATGCCAGATTTAATATAAGCACTAGGAGACATTATATACAACCATCAGCTCTCAATATTTTCTTTATACTATTAGATGGTGAAATAACATTACCATCGTCTATTTGGTAACAATTATACAAATAACTAGCCTCTTGAACAGATTCTTTTAAAGAAGCAAAGTCTAAATCGTCCCATGATTGAAATACTCTAATAATTTTATCGCGCTGAAAACCATAATAATCATAATATTCAGATGATATTGTAAAGCATTTCATTCCGGAAAGAGAGGCCTCTAAAAATATAGATGACATTCCTGCATAGCAATAAGCATACTTTCCCAAAACGTGCCCCAAGTCTGAATGAGTTTCATTTGTTATATTCGATTGAGCCATTAGAACGCTATAGTTTGATGAACGGCTGTCAGAAGGATGAAATCTAATACCGATTTCACCTTTAAACTTATTAATACACTCATTCACTACTCTAAATATCTCTTCCTCGGTGTCGGTTTTATTGAAACAAATTAACAGACCAGTCCTTTTCGTAATATTCACATTTTCATTATGAAAATAAAAATCCTCAAATCGTAAGCAACCTACTTTATAAACCTTACATTTGGGTGAAACCTTATAAACAGATTCAGCATACTTGCCATCCAAAAAAGCGTAGTCAAAATTAAGAGAAGGAAAATACTCAGACACATTTGCGTGTTGTACATAAGCTACTTTTATTTTTTTAGATTGAGCTACAAGTAAAGCACAACGTTGCCAGACAGAGTGATCGTTAGCTAAGATGATTAGATTTGTATTCCGACTGTTCATTACGTAACTATAAAATGTATACAAACCGTAACTGAAGATATATCTATCTGCTCGACAAATTAACATCTTTCTTTTGAAGGCATTTCTTTCAGTGACCAACTTAAAAAAATATACAGGTACAAATATTAGTGATACCAGATACGGATAAGCTTCGAAAGAGTTATTTCTGAGTGAGTTTGAATAAGTTCCAAACTCAACCAATTCTCCTATATTTTTAAGCTTACTCAAAGCCCTCAGCTGATTCTTAGTACCACTAAGAATTATAACCTTTTCTTTAAAGGTGCTGATTGAAAACTTTAGATATAGCACAGAGGTAATTATGTGATAGAAATATCTAGCGACGCCCTCAAAAAATCCATATTTGCCAGATTTAGTTAACCTAACTTGATTGATATCCTCAGAAGATATGTCCCAGTTTAAATCAAATATATCTATAAAACAGGCATCTCTAAGCACTTTAAATATTGATAACATTTTTTAGCTGTTCCGCTATCTTATCGCAAAATCCGTCAATATCTACATGTAAAGACTTGAATCTTCCAAATGAACTCTCTAAATCGGCAAGCACTAACGATATCAAAATTTTTGCATCTGATATTGGAGCCTGCTTAAAGTTGTGTTTACTCCTGTAACAAAGTAGGTCGCTAATAAAATCATGATGCAGGTTACTTAAAAGCCTTTGATAATTAGGTACAGATATTTTGATGGGTATAGTTAGACCATAATCACAGCCGCGACCGTCTTGCTCGAGTAAATAAGAGATTTTCCTTCGCTTCAGCATAGAAACATGTGCGTGGACTCGGAATCCAATGTGCATATCAGCGTTATCGTAAATCTCTAATCCAAACTCTTTATTTTTATAAATTGACTCACACTTTAGTCCGAAATTAGTGCAAAGTTTAGATATTAAGGGATTTTTCCCATGAAGAGCCACTGTTAGGTTTGCATCCGGAAAGTTCGACTTCAATTGAGATACTAACTCAATAAATGAGTTTTTATATGCAACTGCACGGTGAGGATCTGAAATTACAATTTCCTTAATTGAGCCTGGCTGTTCAAACGGTTTATTTCGGTGAGGTTTTGAATAGAATGCTACATCGCCGGTGTGCACTATATTATTAAGCCCAAGGTCTTTTAAAAACTTATAACTTAG
The window above is part of the Shewanella litorisediminis genome. Proteins encoded here:
- a CDS encoding polysaccharide pyruvyl transferase family protein, with translation MKKIAVITTYPHFGSQNIGDQLITDSLIAMIKEIYPLAEIVTFWREDKFEEVSSELKHSDHIIFACLAIRPDFATKEYPYIQRLIDMDIPMSIISAGTSLDVSGTSDLDGYLSKNSIEVLKKLDNKVKAFGVRGALSYKFLKDLGLNNIVHTGDVAFYSKPHRNKPFEQPGSIKEIVISDPHRAVAYKNSFIELVSQLKSNFPDANLTVALHGKNPLISKLCTNFGLKCESIYKNKEFGLEIYDNADMHIGFRVHAHVSMLKRRKISYLLEQDGRGCDYGLTIPIKISVPNYQRLLSNLHHDFISDLLCYRSKHNFKQAPISDAKILISLVLADLESSFGRFKSLHVDIDGFCDKIAEQLKNVINI